The following are from one region of the Actinoplanes sp. L3-i22 genome:
- a CDS encoding response regulator, with protein sequence MIRVLVVEDDFRVAQVHVDFTARVDGFVVAGTARTAAEARAFLAARPVDLVLLDSYLPDESGLDLLAGLTVDTIMLTAASDAASVRLALARGALNYLVKPFTAEQLGDRLTAYRRFRGALAGERNLGQEEIDRAWRLLHEGDRPAVPKGQSAVTVHLVSAALRAAGGPRTAAEIADELGISRATAQRYLAALARDGVAEMRLRYGTTGRPEHRYRWR encoded by the coding sequence ATGATCCGGGTCCTCGTCGTCGAGGACGACTTCCGGGTCGCGCAGGTGCACGTCGACTTCACCGCCCGGGTCGACGGCTTCGTCGTCGCCGGGACCGCGCGCACGGCCGCCGAGGCCCGCGCGTTCCTGGCCGCCCGCCCGGTCGACCTGGTGCTGCTCGACAGCTACCTGCCCGACGAGTCCGGCCTGGACCTGCTGGCCGGGCTGACCGTGGACACGATCATGCTGACCGCCGCGTCGGACGCCGCCTCGGTCCGGCTGGCGCTGGCCCGCGGGGCGTTGAACTACCTGGTCAAGCCGTTCACCGCCGAGCAGCTGGGGGACCGGCTGACGGCGTACCGGAGGTTTCGGGGTGCCCTGGCCGGGGAGCGCAACCTGGGGCAGGAGGAGATCGACCGGGCGTGGCGCCTGCTGCATGAGGGTGACCGGCCGGCCGTCCCGAAGGGGCAGTCGGCGGTCACCGTGCACCTGGTCAGCGCCGCGCTGCGGGCGGCCGGCGGCCCGCGCACGGCCGCCGAGATCGCCGACGAGCTGGGCATCTCCCGGGCGACCGCGCAGCGCTACCTGGCCGCCCTGGCCCGGGACGGGGTGGCCGAGATGCGTCTGCGGTACGGCACCACCGGCCGCCCCGAGCACCGCTATCGATGGCGCTGA
- a CDS encoding SigB/SigF/SigG family RNA polymerase sigma factor, with product MPTGHPSRPALRDRTIEAWLPLARHLAKRYAGRGEPTDDLMQTATIGLIKAVDKFDPQYGVDFAGYAIPTIIGEVKRHFRDKTWSIRVPRRLQELRLRITEANNSLTHTLNRPPTVADIALHIGISEEEVLEGLEGARAYNATSLSTPVGPEGSAELGDTLSSEDNDYDVVDLRASLSPALAMLDEREQKIVTLRFYGNLTQSQIAEQIGVSQMHVSRLLTKALVKLRKHIDPEML from the coding sequence ATGCCCACCGGCCACCCGTCGCGCCCCGCCCTGCGGGACCGCACCATCGAGGCCTGGCTGCCGCTGGCCCGGCACCTCGCCAAGCGCTACGCGGGCCGCGGCGAGCCGACCGACGACCTGATGCAGACCGCCACGATCGGCCTGATCAAGGCCGTCGACAAGTTCGACCCGCAGTACGGTGTGGACTTCGCCGGCTACGCGATCCCGACCATCATCGGCGAGGTCAAGCGGCACTTCCGGGACAAGACCTGGTCGATCCGGGTGCCCCGCCGGCTGCAGGAGCTGCGCCTGCGGATCACCGAGGCGAACAACAGCCTGACGCACACGCTGAACCGCCCGCCGACGGTGGCCGACATCGCGCTGCACATCGGGATCAGTGAGGAAGAGGTCCTCGAGGGCCTGGAGGGCGCCCGCGCCTACAACGCGACAAGCCTGTCCACCCCGGTCGGCCCGGAGGGCTCCGCCGAGCTCGGCGACACGCTCAGCAGCGAGGACAACGACTACGACGTCGTCGACCTGCGGGCCAGCCTGAGCCCGGCGCTGGCGATGCTCGACGAGCGCGAGCAGAAGATCGTCACGCTGCGCTTCTACGGCAACCTGACCCAGTCGCAGATCGCCGAGCAGATCGGCGTCTCCCAGATGCACGTCTCCCGGCTGCTGACCAAGGCGCTGGTGAAGCTGCGCAAGCACATCGACCCCGAGATGCTCTGA
- a CDS encoding SDR family oxidoreductase, with protein sequence MRILVTGGTGNIGRLVVEQLLKTGATVRVVSRRDSTFPTGQVEVVRGDLTDPESLRPAFESVDRMYLFPSPSSAAALVGLAERAGVRRVVTLSSGAVSTGYDTNFHLPVEQAVEASGMAWTHVRPAEFMLNNLWLWGPSIRAERVVREPFPDRAGHPVHERDIAEVATAALLDDGHQGAAYDLYGPESLSRRDQVRIIAEALGQDIRLDVVTPARARELYLAQGGFAAASADFLTGFQTYSGGTPDHSPKAPQPASKPTAEAVTGRPARSFHTWALDHGADFRS encoded by the coding sequence ATGCGAATTCTGGTCACCGGGGGAACCGGAAACATCGGAAGGCTCGTCGTCGAACAACTGCTCAAAACCGGAGCGACGGTACGGGTGGTCAGCCGCCGCGACAGCACCTTCCCCACCGGACAGGTCGAGGTAGTCCGCGGCGACCTCACCGACCCGGAAAGCCTGCGCCCGGCCTTCGAGTCGGTCGACCGGATGTATCTGTTCCCGTCCCCGTCCAGCGCCGCCGCACTGGTCGGCCTCGCCGAACGCGCCGGGGTCCGCCGCGTCGTCACCCTGTCCTCGGGCGCGGTCAGCACCGGCTACGACACGAACTTCCACCTGCCTGTCGAGCAGGCGGTGGAGGCCTCCGGCATGGCGTGGACCCACGTGCGCCCGGCCGAGTTCATGCTCAACAACCTGTGGCTGTGGGGGCCGTCGATCCGGGCCGAGCGGGTCGTCCGCGAACCGTTCCCGGACCGGGCCGGGCACCCCGTCCACGAGCGTGACATCGCCGAGGTCGCCACCGCGGCGCTGCTGGACGACGGTCATCAGGGCGCCGCCTACGACCTGTACGGCCCCGAGTCGCTCAGCCGCCGCGACCAGGTGCGCATCATCGCCGAAGCGCTCGGGCAGGACATTCGCCTGGACGTGGTGACCCCGGCGCGAGCGCGCGAACTGTATCTGGCCCAGGGCGGTTTCGCGGCGGCCTCCGCGGATTTCCTCACCGGTTTCCAGACGTATTCCGGCGGAACGCCCGACCATTCTCCCAAGGCGCCGCAGCCTGCGTCGAAGCCCACCGCCGAGGCCGTCACCGGCCGCCCGGCCCGGTCATTCCACACCTGGGCCCTCGATCACGGGGCGGACTTCCGGTCATAG
- a CDS encoding ABC transporter substrate-binding protein gives MRKFLAVAGVLAFAVAGCRGTSPDDATSGGGSPTIKIMVGGIDKVIYLPAKLTEQLGGFKAEGLDVQLLTEPSGATAENVLISGDVQGVVGFYDHTIDLQTKGKCITGVVQFADVPGEVEIVAPNSPITSPADFKGRKLGVTSPGSSTDFLTQYLATKGGLTTADYTTVKAGAGQTFIAALDNGGIDGGMTTDPTAAKLLSTGKGKILLDMRTEAGTRAALGGLYPASSLYMDCAWVSSHPEQVQKLANALVKTLHWIKANTPEAIAAKMPAEFAAGDPQLYAKAIHDSIGMFNGDGLMKADGAKNVLEVLSQFSPNVKGKKDQVDLSKTYTTEFSAKAAG, from the coding sequence GTGCGCAAATTTCTGGCGGTGGCCGGCGTCCTCGCGTTCGCGGTGGCCGGCTGCCGGGGCACCAGCCCCGACGACGCCACGTCCGGCGGCGGCTCCCCCACCATCAAGATCATGGTGGGCGGGATCGACAAGGTGATCTACCTGCCGGCGAAGCTGACCGAGCAGCTCGGCGGGTTCAAGGCCGAGGGCCTGGACGTGCAACTGCTGACCGAGCCGTCCGGCGCGACCGCGGAGAACGTGCTGATCTCCGGCGACGTGCAGGGCGTGGTCGGCTTCTACGACCACACCATCGACCTGCAGACCAAGGGCAAGTGCATCACCGGTGTGGTGCAGTTCGCCGACGTGCCCGGCGAGGTGGAGATCGTCGCGCCGAACTCGCCGATCACGTCCCCGGCCGACTTCAAGGGGCGCAAGCTCGGCGTGACCAGCCCCGGCTCGTCCACCGACTTCCTGACCCAGTACCTGGCCACCAAGGGCGGGCTGACCACGGCCGACTACACGACGGTCAAGGCCGGCGCCGGGCAGACGTTCATCGCCGCGCTCGACAACGGCGGGATCGACGGCGGGATGACCACCGACCCGACCGCGGCCAAGCTGCTCAGCACCGGCAAGGGCAAGATCCTGCTGGACATGCGCACCGAGGCGGGCACCCGCGCGGCGCTCGGCGGGCTGTACCCGGCCAGCTCGCTCTACATGGACTGCGCCTGGGTCAGCAGTCACCCGGAGCAGGTGCAGAAGCTGGCGAACGCGCTGGTCAAGACGCTGCACTGGATCAAGGCGAACACGCCCGAGGCGATCGCGGCGAAGATGCCCGCCGAGTTCGCGGCCGGCGACCCGCAGCTGTACGCCAAGGCGATCCACGACAGCATCGGCATGTTCAACGGCGACGGGCTGATGAAGGCGGACGGGGCGAAGAACGTGCTGGAGGTGCTCAGCCAGTTCTCCCCGAACGTCAAGGGCAAGAAGGACCAGGTGGACCTGTCCAAGACCTACACGACGGAGTTCAGCGCGAAGGCCGCCGGCTGA
- a CDS encoding methyltransferase gives MTASPYETVMGFIVGPWLAQAVRAAVDLSLAEHLAGGPRTAAEIAEAEGSDPAATARFLRACASMGLVTYAEKGFAGTEALAVLHRDAPMSLRDLAASQSSALLWHTWARIPEAVRTGESQTELALGMPFFDYLAAHPDEGQLFGRAMASMSAPVVRAAVEVIDVAGATTVVDVGGAHGSFALAMLARHPEFDAIVLDLPHAVPGARAAAAEHGLDDRLSAVAGDFFTAVPAGDLMLLKFILHDWGDDESVHILANCRAALRPGGRVVITEIVIDDHAPGIAPLMDIAMLATAGSRERTLAEFDDLLTRAGLRRIAATPVEPPYFVIEAIPAA, from the coding sequence ATGACCGCGAGTCCTTATGAGACAGTCATGGGCTTCATCGTCGGGCCGTGGCTGGCCCAGGCCGTCCGGGCGGCCGTCGACCTGTCGCTGGCCGAGCACCTGGCCGGCGGCCCACGCACGGCCGCCGAGATCGCCGAGGCCGAGGGGTCCGACCCGGCGGCGACCGCCCGGTTCCTGCGGGCCTGCGCCTCGATGGGGCTCGTGACGTACGCCGAGAAGGGTTTTGCCGGCACCGAGGCCCTGGCCGTGCTGCACCGGGACGCGCCGATGTCGCTGCGGGACCTGGCCGCGTCGCAGTCGAGCGCCCTGCTCTGGCACACCTGGGCCCGCATCCCGGAGGCGGTCCGCACCGGCGAGTCGCAGACCGAGCTGGCGCTGGGCATGCCGTTCTTCGACTACCTGGCCGCGCACCCGGACGAGGGACAGCTGTTCGGCCGCGCGATGGCCAGCATGTCCGCCCCGGTGGTCCGGGCCGCGGTCGAGGTGATCGACGTGGCCGGCGCCACCACGGTGGTCGACGTCGGTGGCGCGCACGGCTCGTTCGCGCTGGCCATGCTGGCGCGGCACCCGGAGTTCGACGCGATCGTGCTGGATCTGCCGCACGCGGTGCCCGGCGCCCGGGCGGCGGCGGCCGAGCACGGCCTCGACGACCGGCTCAGCGCGGTGGCCGGCGACTTCTTCACCGCGGTCCCGGCCGGCGACCTGATGCTGCTGAAGTTCATCCTGCACGACTGGGGTGACGACGAGAGCGTGCACATCCTGGCGAACTGCCGCGCGGCCCTGCGCCCCGGCGGCCGCGTGGTGATCACCGAGATCGTCATCGACGACCACGCCCCGGGCATCGCGCCGCTGATGGACATCGCCATGCTCGCCACGGCCGGCAGCCGCGAACGCACCCTGGCCGAGTTCGACGACCTGCTGACCCGGGCCGGGCTGCGCCGGATCGCGGCCACCCCGGTCGAGCCACCCTACTTCGTGATCGAGGCGATCCCGGCGGCCTGA
- a CDS encoding ABC transporter permease, producing MQAELTVAPEILGDKIRKPIDRRTKMWLVRSLVVVFWLGSWELAATHWIDPFFYSKPSAIGARLGDWFTTGTAFGSVWTQLFITLEEAVLGFAIGAVAGVVLGILLGRARFVAEVAAPFIKAANAVPRIVLASLFIIWFGLGLTSKVATAVVLVFFAVFFNAFQGAREVDRNLVNNARILGASRAQVLTSIVVPSATSWIFASLHAAFGFALIGAVVGEYAGADKGLGLLIANAQGTFDAAGIYAGMIIITVVALLAEWLLTLLENRLLRWRPPVQSDVHQI from the coding sequence GTGCAGGCTGAGCTGACCGTCGCGCCCGAGATTCTCGGCGACAAGATCAGAAAACCGATTGATCGACGTACGAAAATGTGGTTGGTCCGGTCCCTGGTCGTGGTCTTCTGGCTGGGCAGTTGGGAACTGGCCGCCACGCACTGGATCGACCCGTTCTTCTATTCCAAACCGTCGGCGATCGGGGCCCGGCTGGGCGACTGGTTCACCACCGGGACCGCGTTCGGCTCGGTGTGGACGCAATTGTTCATCACCCTGGAAGAGGCGGTGCTCGGCTTCGCGATCGGCGCGGTGGCCGGCGTGGTGCTCGGCATTCTGCTCGGCCGGGCGCGATTCGTCGCGGAGGTGGCGGCGCCGTTCATCAAGGCCGCGAACGCCGTCCCCCGGATCGTTCTCGCGTCGCTGTTCATCATCTGGTTCGGGCTCGGCCTGACCTCCAAGGTGGCCACCGCGGTCGTACTGGTCTTCTTCGCGGTCTTCTTCAACGCGTTCCAGGGTGCCCGCGAGGTCGACCGCAACCTGGTCAACAACGCCCGGATCCTGGGCGCCTCGCGGGCTCAGGTGCTGACCTCGATCGTGGTGCCCAGCGCGACCAGCTGGATCTTCGCGTCGCTGCACGCCGCGTTCGGATTCGCGCTGATCGGCGCGGTGGTCGGCGAATACGCCGGGGCCGACAAGGGCCTCGGATTGCTGATCGCCAATGCCCAGGGCACGTTCGACGCGGCCGGCATCTACGCCGGAATGATCATCATCACCGTTGTCGCGCTGCTCGCCGAATGGCTGCTCACGCTGCTGGAGAACCGTCTCCTGCGGTGGCGCCCGCCTGTCCAGTCCGACGTTCACCAGATCTAA
- a CDS encoding tetratricopeptide repeat protein, producing the protein MHEELAGCLRQLRDLTGRSLRELARDSNLSSSSLSRYFSGQAVPPWPAVVALCRVANRDPRPLREIWERAKEGPAPAPAAPVVRNDLPHDITSFTGRREQLRAVLDAAGQGLLVAIDGMGGVGKSALAVHAAHRLTPDFPGGQLYLDLHGFTPGRDRIEPAEALRVLLTALGVPPGRIPDGTAERAALWRSELVPRRAVVLLDNAADEEHVRDLLPGAGPSFIMITSRRRMIGLDGVRPISLDVLPGDEALQLFTESAGGTRPGDAGEVLRRCGNLPLAIRVAAARLRHRPAWTLDTLVERLRDGEPAVSEIFGMSLRQLDPAQRRMFGLLGLAPGADIDVYGAAALAAIPLANARGLLADLVDVHLVQEPAAGRYRMHDLLRQAARAEAGADDPAPAIGRLADYYISCMLVVNTLVGAIRRVPVTEAQPPPARPVLATHDAAVDWKNTEWANLIATFGLATRLRIDPAAAAIAQLAAGGGAGHGSTEQMRQLLADSLPAALRVGSRPVLAWHRYLLGAVQVRVGRPEEAARHLAAARELMAAEGDPDGEALARAQLAELRSSLGDEQGAVEVLRQASAPPPGVAIRVREATILGRSLVRLGRHAEARDVILEVLDLARGLDRQTERVCLDVLGWAALGTGDPRGALDFAEQTLAINRAARNPLFEAGSLTDTAVALRHLGRTAEAARRNGEAVRLLQRTGEPHLTARGLIAYAQACLVMNDPAEAGTWFRTALEIATGHGLDHLMPAVREGLSQVSRPVPGHPGTD; encoded by the coding sequence ATGCACGAGGAGTTGGCCGGTTGTCTGCGGCAGCTACGGGATCTGACCGGGCGCAGCCTGCGCGAGCTGGCCCGGGACAGCAACCTCAGCAGCTCGTCGCTGTCCCGCTACTTCTCCGGCCAGGCCGTCCCGCCCTGGCCGGCGGTGGTCGCGCTGTGCCGGGTCGCCAACCGCGACCCGCGGCCGCTCCGCGAGATCTGGGAGCGCGCCAAGGAGGGCCCGGCGCCGGCGCCCGCCGCCCCGGTGGTGCGTAACGATCTGCCGCACGACATCACCTCGTTCACCGGGCGCCGCGAGCAGTTGCGGGCGGTGCTGGACGCCGCCGGCCAGGGGCTGCTGGTGGCGATCGACGGCATGGGCGGAGTCGGCAAGTCCGCGCTGGCCGTGCACGCCGCGCACCGGCTGACCCCGGACTTCCCCGGCGGTCAGCTCTACCTCGACCTGCACGGCTTCACCCCGGGCCGGGACCGGATCGAGCCCGCCGAGGCCCTCCGGGTGCTGCTGACCGCGCTCGGCGTGCCGCCCGGCCGGATCCCGGACGGCACCGCCGAGCGGGCCGCGCTGTGGCGCTCGGAGCTGGTGCCCCGGCGCGCCGTGGTGCTGCTCGACAACGCCGCCGACGAGGAGCACGTCCGGGACCTGCTGCCCGGCGCCGGCCCGAGCTTCATCATGATCACCAGCCGGCGGCGGATGATCGGCCTGGACGGGGTCCGGCCGATCTCGCTGGACGTCCTGCCGGGCGACGAGGCGCTGCAGCTGTTCACCGAGTCGGCGGGCGGCACCCGGCCCGGTGACGCCGGCGAGGTGCTGCGCCGGTGCGGGAATCTGCCGCTGGCGATCCGGGTGGCCGCGGCCCGGCTCCGGCACCGGCCGGCCTGGACCCTGGACACCCTGGTCGAGCGGCTGCGCGACGGCGAGCCGGCGGTCTCCGAGATCTTCGGGATGTCGCTGCGGCAGCTCGATCCGGCCCAGCGCCGGATGTTCGGCCTGCTCGGGCTGGCGCCGGGCGCGGACATCGACGTCTACGGGGCCGCCGCGCTGGCCGCCATCCCGCTCGCCAACGCCCGGGGCCTGCTGGCGGACCTGGTCGACGTGCACCTCGTCCAGGAGCCGGCCGCGGGCCGCTACCGGATGCACGACCTGCTGCGCCAGGCCGCCCGGGCCGAGGCCGGCGCGGACGACCCGGCCCCGGCGATCGGCCGGCTCGCCGACTACTACATCAGCTGCATGCTGGTGGTGAACACGCTGGTCGGAGCGATCCGCCGGGTGCCGGTGACCGAGGCGCAGCCACCACCGGCGCGGCCCGTGCTGGCCACCCACGACGCCGCGGTGGACTGGAAGAACACCGAGTGGGCCAATCTCATCGCGACGTTCGGGCTGGCCACCCGGCTGCGGATCGACCCGGCGGCGGCCGCGATCGCGCAGCTGGCCGCGGGCGGGGGCGCCGGCCACGGCAGCACCGAACAGATGCGGCAGCTCCTGGCGGACAGCCTGCCCGCGGCGCTCCGGGTCGGCTCGCGCCCGGTGCTGGCCTGGCACCGGTATCTGCTCGGCGCGGTGCAGGTGCGCGTCGGCCGGCCGGAGGAGGCGGCCCGGCACCTCGCGGCGGCCCGGGAGCTGATGGCCGCCGAGGGCGATCCGGACGGGGAGGCGCTGGCCCGGGCGCAGCTCGCCGAGCTCCGGTCCAGTCTCGGCGACGAGCAGGGCGCCGTCGAGGTGCTGCGGCAGGCGTCAGCGCCACCGCCCGGCGTGGCGATCCGGGTGCGCGAGGCCACCATCCTGGGCCGGTCGCTGGTCCGGCTGGGCCGCCACGCCGAGGCCCGGGACGTGATCCTCGAGGTGCTCGACCTGGCGCGCGGGCTGGATCGGCAGACCGAGCGGGTGTGCCTGGACGTGCTGGGCTGGGCGGCGCTCGGCACCGGCGACCCGCGGGGCGCCCTGGACTTCGCCGAGCAGACCCTCGCGATCAACCGGGCGGCCCGCAATCCGCTGTTCGAGGCGGGCAGCCTCACCGACACCGCGGTCGCCCTGCGCCATCTCGGTCGCACCGCCGAGGCGGCGCGGCGCAACGGTGAGGCGGTCCGGCTGCTGCAACGGACCGGCGAGCCGCATCTGACGGCGCGCGGGCTCATCGCGTACGCGCAAGCCTGTCTGGTGATGAATGACCCGGCCGAAGCCGGAACGTGGTTCCGGACCGCCCTGGAGATCGCCACCGGGCACGGCCTCGACCACCTGATGCCGGCCGTGCGCGAGGGCCTGTCCCAGGTGTCCCGTCCCGTCCCGGGACACCCCGGCACCGACTGA
- a CDS encoding SAM-dependent methyltransferase has protein sequence MRAEKTADGVALVRALEQHAPRRLFDDPLSARMISGWPSMVVAHRPLRWLFLRALERAGPGLYGAVVCRTRAIDDACRAALAIGINRVVIVGAGMDTRPYRMPEMAAAEVWEFDLASTQAVKKATLARALGDRPAHVRYLPLDLTAPDSADTLARAGTGRTLLICEAVTMYVPAEAVERVLAYAGTLASGSRMVLTYLPRAEADRAENRRWSRRLRWRSAFDPAELADRLRAHGLTPLADLGAEEHQARLLRPAGRTLSVFPGERIALAVVGYDRKSAP, from the coding sequence GTGCGCGCCGAGAAGACCGCGGACGGGGTGGCCCTGGTGCGGGCGCTGGAGCAGCACGCGCCGCGACGGCTGTTCGACGACCCGCTGTCGGCCCGGATGATCTCCGGCTGGCCGTCGATGGTGGTGGCCCACCGGCCGCTGCGGTGGTTGTTCCTGCGCGCGCTGGAACGGGCCGGACCTGGACTGTACGGGGCGGTGGTCTGCCGTACCCGGGCCATCGACGACGCCTGCCGGGCGGCCCTCGCCATCGGGATCAACCGGGTGGTGATCGTCGGCGCGGGCATGGACACCCGCCCCTACCGGATGCCGGAGATGGCCGCCGCCGAGGTCTGGGAGTTCGACCTGGCGTCCACCCAGGCGGTCAAGAAGGCGACGCTGGCCCGGGCACTGGGCGACCGGCCGGCGCACGTCCGCTACCTGCCGCTGGACCTGACGGCGCCGGACTCGGCGGACACGCTGGCCCGCGCGGGCACCGGCCGCACGCTGCTGATCTGCGAGGCGGTGACGATGTACGTGCCGGCCGAGGCGGTCGAGCGGGTGCTCGCCTACGCCGGAACGCTGGCCTCGGGCAGCCGGATGGTCCTGACGTACCTGCCGCGGGCGGAGGCCGACCGGGCCGAGAACCGCCGGTGGTCGCGGCGGCTGCGGTGGCGCAGCGCGTTCGACCCGGCCGAGCTCGCGGACCGCCTGCGAGCGCACGGCCTCACCCCGCTGGCCGACCTCGGGGCCGAGGAGCATCAGGCGCGGTTGCTGCGGCCGGCCGGTCGTACCCTCAGCGTCTTTCCCGGCGAACGCATCGCGCTCGCCGTGGTCGGCTATGACCGGAAGTCCGCCCCGTGA
- a CDS encoding ABC transporter ATP-binding protein — translation MTVIALRNATKRFPGTGGQPHTAVRDLTFSVEAGEFVAVVGPTGCGKSTTLSLVSGLEPASSGEVEVDGAPVRGIPDGVGYMFQTDAVLPWRSVVDNVAAGPRYRGLDKSAARAKAMVWVERVGLAKFAGYYPHQLSGGMRKRVSLAQTLVNEPRILLMDEPFSALDVQTRQLMQDELLRLWHGTGAAVIFVTHDLEEAIALADRVVVMTSSPATIKAIFDVPLPRPRDVEEIRMTPAFTSTYREIWESLRDEVARAREETSRAG, via the coding sequence TTGACGGTAATCGCGTTGCGGAACGCGACCAAGCGTTTCCCCGGAACCGGTGGTCAACCGCACACCGCCGTCCGGGACCTGACCTTCTCGGTCGAAGCCGGTGAGTTCGTGGCCGTCGTCGGCCCGACCGGCTGCGGCAAGTCGACGACGCTGTCGCTGGTCTCCGGCCTGGAGCCGGCCTCCAGCGGCGAGGTCGAGGTGGACGGCGCGCCGGTGCGCGGCATCCCGGACGGCGTCGGCTACATGTTCCAGACCGACGCGGTGCTGCCCTGGCGGTCGGTGGTCGACAACGTCGCCGCCGGGCCGCGCTACCGCGGGCTGGACAAGAGCGCGGCCCGGGCGAAGGCGATGGTCTGGGTCGAGCGGGTCGGGCTGGCGAAGTTCGCCGGCTACTACCCGCACCAGCTCTCCGGCGGCATGCGCAAGCGCGTCTCGCTGGCCCAGACGCTGGTCAACGAGCCGCGGATCCTGCTGATGGACGAGCCGTTCAGCGCGCTCGACGTGCAGACCCGGCAGCTGATGCAGGACGAGCTGCTGCGGTTGTGGCACGGCACCGGCGCGGCGGTCATCTTCGTCACGCACGACCTGGAGGAGGCGATCGCCCTGGCCGACCGGGTGGTCGTGATGACCTCCAGCCCGGCGACCATCAAGGCGATCTTCGACGTGCCGCTGCCCCGGCCGCGCGACGTCGAGGAGATCCGGATGACGCCCGCGTTCACCAGTACCTACCGCGAGATCTGGGAGAGCCTGCGGGACGAGGTCGCGCGGGCTCGGGAGGAGACGAGCCGTGCAGGCTGA
- a CDS encoding sensor histidine kinase: MSRRPVPFAWQVMGLQVGLLVVVFGMGSALIGWLFNGELTDQYGSRALAVAHTLAADPVIVAAAATGDPGGVLPARAEAARHASDALFVVITDRHGIRLAHPDPARLHEPVSTDPSAVLAGRDTISVEQGTLGLSARGKTPLRAADGTVVGEVSVGFRVDKIRGYVWQQLGVGGIVAGCALLLGVAGSALLSRRLKRLTLGLEPAELAELVREREAVLRGISEGVLAVDATSRVTVCNQEAVRLLGAGPAPGTPVTDAGLPPGLVAVFEQRAADNVIILAGDRVLVVNYRQVRRGGRDLGGVLTLRDRTDLENVTRELDSVRTLSNALRASRHEFANRLHVLAGLLQNGHRDEALEYLHLVAGGALAAAGPVGAVDDPYLQAFVAAKSAEAAEKDVRLTLSDTSWVGTRVTAPVEVTTVLGILVDNALDAARRGASRPAWVDLALLSDDDALHISVVDSGDGVDPALGEQIFTAGVTTCGEEGRGLGLALARQAARQLGGDVALTAPAGDGHGAVFEARLPHALVAVAA; the protein is encoded by the coding sequence ATGTCACGCCGTCCCGTTCCGTTCGCCTGGCAGGTCATGGGCCTGCAGGTCGGTCTGCTCGTGGTGGTCTTCGGGATGGGTTCGGCGCTGATCGGCTGGCTGTTCAACGGCGAGCTGACCGACCAGTACGGCAGCCGAGCCCTGGCCGTCGCGCACACCCTGGCCGCCGACCCGGTGATCGTGGCCGCCGCCGCGACCGGCGACCCCGGCGGCGTGCTGCCGGCCCGCGCCGAGGCGGCCCGCCACGCCAGCGACGCGCTGTTCGTGGTGATCACCGACCGGCACGGCATCCGGCTGGCCCACCCCGACCCGGCCCGCCTGCACGAGCCGGTCAGCACCGACCCGTCCGCGGTGCTCGCCGGGCGGGACACGATCAGCGTCGAGCAGGGCACGCTGGGCCTGTCGGCCCGCGGCAAGACGCCGCTGCGCGCGGCGGACGGCACGGTGGTGGGCGAGGTCAGCGTCGGCTTCCGGGTCGACAAGATCCGGGGGTACGTCTGGCAGCAGCTCGGCGTCGGCGGCATCGTCGCCGGCTGTGCCCTGCTGCTCGGCGTGGCCGGGTCCGCGCTGCTCAGCCGCCGGCTCAAGCGGCTGACCCTGGGCCTGGAACCGGCCGAGCTCGCCGAGCTGGTCCGCGAGCGGGAGGCCGTGCTGCGCGGGATCAGCGAGGGCGTGCTGGCCGTCGACGCGACCAGCCGGGTGACCGTGTGCAACCAGGAGGCGGTCCGGCTGCTCGGCGCCGGCCCGGCCCCCGGCACCCCGGTCACCGACGCGGGCCTGCCGCCCGGCCTGGTCGCCGTCTTCGAGCAGCGGGCCGCCGACAACGTGATCATCCTGGCCGGCGACCGGGTGCTGGTGGTCAACTACCGCCAGGTCCGGCGGGGCGGCCGGGACCTGGGCGGGGTGCTGACCCTGCGGGACCGGACCGACCTGGAGAACGTGACCCGCGAGCTGGACTCGGTGCGCACGCTCAGCAACGCGCTGCGCGCCTCCCGGCACGAGTTCGCCAACCGGCTGCACGTGCTCGCCGGGCTGCTGCAGAACGGGCACCGCGACGAGGCCCTGGAATACCTGCACCTGGTCGCCGGCGGGGCGCTCGCGGCGGCCGGGCCGGTGGGGGCGGTCGACGACCCGTACCTGCAAGCCTTTGTCGCGGCCAAATCCGCGGAAGCGGCCGAGAAGGACGTCCGGCTGACCCTCTCCGACACCAGCTGGGTCGGCACCCGGGTGACCGCGCCGGTCGAGGTCACCACGGTGCTCGGCATCCTGGTCGACAACGCCCTGGACGCGGCCCGCCGCGGCGCCAGCCGGCCGGCCTGGGTGGACCTGGCGCTGCTCTCCGACGACGACGCCCTGCACATCTCGGTGGTCGACTCCGGCGACGGGGTGGACCCGGCGCTCGGCGAGCAGATCTTCACGGCCGGCGTCACCACCTGCGGCGAGGAGGGCCGCGGACTCGGGCTGGCGCTGGCCCGCCAGGCCGCCCGGCAGCTCGGCGGCGACGTCGCGCTGACCGCCCCGGCCGGCGACGGGCACGGCGCGGTCTTCGAGGCCCGGCTGCCGCACGCCCTGGTGGCGGTCGCCGCATGA